In one Juglans regia cultivar Chandler chromosome 11, Walnut 2.0, whole genome shotgun sequence genomic region, the following are encoded:
- the LOC109009290 gene encoding probable nucleolar protein 5-2: MILLFETPAGFALFKVLDEKKLNKVEDLWKEFSSAETARQVVKLKAFSKFENTAEALEAATLLIDSKPSKGLRKFLRAHCSGETLAVADSKLGNIIKDKLKIECVHSQAVMELMRGVRHQMTELISGLGVQDFAPMSLGLSHSLSRYKLKFSADKVDTMIIQAIGLLDDLDKELNTYAMRVREWYGWHFPELTKIVADNIHYAKTVKLMGDRVNAAKLDFSEILSDEVETELKEAAMISMGTEISDLDLVNIKELCDQVLSLSEYRAQLYEYLKNRMNMIAPNLTVLVGELVGARLIAHGGSLLNLSKQPGSTIQILGAEKALFRALKTKHATPKYGLIYHASLVGQAPPKFKGKISRSLAAKTALAIRYDALGDSQDNSLGLENRAKVEARLRNLEGRELGRFSGSAKGKPKIEVYDKDRKKGAGGLITAAKTYNPSADSVLGQMANTAADNGEVPKKRKAEEPTPTEEAVEAPATSKKEKKKKEKKEKKKVDEAETAVPIDGNEHAEEEEAGTKEKKKKKKKKKHSDVDAVAQNGDENVDSIDKEEKKKKKKRKHAEQEESAELPSKTKKKKKKSED; this comes from the exons ATGATTCTGTTGTTTGAAACTCCGGCGGGTTTCGCGCTCTTCAAGGTTTTGGATGAAAAGAAGCTCAACAAAGTtgag GACCTGTGGAAGGAGTTTTCCAGTGCTGAGACAGCTAGACAG GTGGTGAAGCTGAAAGCATTTTCCAAGTTTGAGAATACGGCAGAAGCTTTGGAAGCAGCGACCCTATTGATTGATAGCAAACCCAGCAAGGGATTGCGGAAGTTCTTGCGTGCACACTGCAGTGGTGAAACATTGGCTGTGGCTGATTCAAAGCTTGGGAACATCATTAAGGACAAACTG AAAATAGAATGCGTCCACAGCCAGGCTGTTATGGAGTTGATGAGAGGTGTAAGACATCAGATGACCGAGCTCATATCTGGCCTCGGTGTTCAAGATTTTGCACCAATGAGTTTGGGTTTATCTCATAGCTTATCTAGATACAAGCTGAAGTTCAGTGCTGATAAG GTGGATACAATGATCATTCAGGCCATTGGGTTGCTTGATGACCTTGATAAAGAGCTGAATACATATGCAATGAGGGTTCGAGAATGGTATGGTTGGCATTTTCCTGAGTTGACTAAGATTGTCGCAGATAACATCCATTATGCCAAGACAGTGAAGCTCATGGGTGACCGGGTTAATGCTGCAAAGCTTGATTTTTCTGAG atATTGTCAGATGAGGTTGAGACAGAATTAAAGGAAGCTGCTATGATATCAATGGGAACTGAAATTAGTGACCTTGATTTGGTTAATATCAAAGAACTCTGTGACCAGGTTCTCTCTCTTTCCGAGTACAGAGCTCAGctctatgaatatttaaaaaacaggATGAACATGATCGCACCAAATTTGACTGTCCTTGTTGGGGAGCTTGTTGGTGCTCGCCTCATTGCCCATGGGGGCAGTTTACTGAATCTTTCAAAGCAGCCTGGTAGCACGATTCAGATTCTTGGTGCTGAAAAGGCTCTCTTCAGAGCATTGAAAACTAAGCATGCTACTCCCAAATATGGGCTTATCTACCATGCCTCATTGGTTGGTCAGGCACCACCAAAGTTTAAGGGGAAGATTTCTCGGTCACTTGCTGCGAAAACTGCATTAGCAATTAGATATGATGCGCTTGGAGATAGTCAAGATAATTCCTTGGGCCTGGAGAACCGAGCAAAG GTTGAGGCACGTTTAAGGAATCTTGAAGGTAGAGAATTGGGTCGCTTTTCTGGGTCAGCTAAAGGCAAACCTAAGATAGAAGTCTATGACAAGGATCGAAAGAAGGGAGCTGGGGGATTGATAACTGCTGCCAag acATATAATCCTTCTGCGGATTCTGTTCTCGGGCAAATGGCAAATACCGCTGCTGACAATGGTGAGGTCCCAAAGAAGAGGAAAGCAGAGGAGCCTACTCCGACTGAGGAAGCAGTTGAGGCTCCTGCTACTAgtaagaaggagaagaagaaaaaggaaaagaaagagaagaagaaagttgaTGAGGCAGAAACGGCCGTGCCAATTGATGGGAATGAGCATGCCGAAGAAGAAGAGGCGgggacaaaagaaaagaagaagaagaagaagaagaagaaacattcGGATGTGGATGCTGTGGCACAGAACGGGGATGAGAATGTTGATTCCATTgacaaggaggagaagaagaagaagaagaaaagaaaacatgctGAACAAGAAGAATCAGCTGAATTGCCAAGCAagactaaaaagaaaaagaagaaaagcgAGGATTGA
- the LOC109009289 gene encoding probable serine/threonine-protein kinase At1g54610: MGCLISREVSSGIISEVKEEENLNVQSNRKVDDVSARKVDTNVVEAHNGGIKEGEKDGGEGGQRPPGERRSRANLRQSNLPKHSRREQLVAGWPPWLTDVCGAALTGLIPRRADSFEKIDKIGQGTYSNVYKARDILTGKLVALKKVRFDNLEPESVRFMAREILILRRLDHPNVVKLEGLATSRMHCSLYLVFQYMEHDLAGLAASPGIRFTEAQVKCYMHQLLSGLEHCHNHGVLHRDIKGSNLLIDNSGILKIADFGLASTFDPNQKRTMTSRVVTLWYRPPELLLGATDYGVGIDLWSAGCILAELLAGKPIMPGRTEVEQLHKIYKLCGSPSDEYFKKAKLPNATLFRPREPYKRCIKETFKDFPPSSLPLIDTLLAIDPAERLTATAALRSEFFTTEPYACEPSSLPKYPPSKEIDAKRRDDEARRLRAAGKVQAEGVKKTRTRDRAVRAFPAPEANAELQSNLDRRRLITHANAKSKSEKFPPPHQDGQLGFPLGASQHIDPAIVPRDVPFSSTTFTYSKEPFQTWSGPIGDAGGIHAPRRKKHAAGDARETSKSQSGILKDRSIDAHSKGKKVIA; this comes from the exons ATGGGGTGTCTAATCAGTCGAGAAGTCTCATCTGGTATAATATCTGAGgtgaaggaggaggagaatCTGAATGTTCAGTCTAATAGGAAGGTAGATGATGTCTCAGCTAGGAAAGTAGATACGAATGTTGTTGAGGCTCATAATGGTGGGATAAAGGAGGGGGAGAAGGATGGTGGTGAAGGGGGTCAGCGGCCACCGGGGGAGAGAAGGTCTAGGGCGAACCTGAGGCAAAGTAATCTACCAAAGCATTCACGACGAGAGCAGCTTGTAGCTGGGTGGCCACCCTGGCTCACAGATGTGTGTGGGGCAGCACTCACTGGGTTGATTCCACGGAGGGCAGACTCTTTTGAGAAGATTGACAAG ATTGGGCAGGGAACATATAGTAACGTGTACAAAGCTAGAGATATATTGACGGGTAAACTTGTTGCGCTGAAAAAGGTTCGTTTTGATAATTTGGAACCTGAGAGTGTGAGATTTATGGCTAGAGAGATACTCATTTTGCGGCGTTTGGATCATCCCAATGTTGTCAAGTTAGAGGGTTTGGCTACATCAAGGATGCACTGTAGTTTGTACCTGGTCTTTCAGTACATGGAGCATGATTTAGCTGGCCTTGCTGCTAGTCCGGGAATTAGATTTACAGAGGCTCAG GTCAAATGTTACATGCATCAATTACTATCTGGACTTGAGCACTGTCACAACCATGGAGTGCTTCACCGTGACATTAAAGGATCAAATCTTCTTATTGACAATAGTGGAATACTAAAGATTGCTGACTTTGGGTTGGCTTCTACCTTTGATCCAAACCAAAAACGCACCATGACTAGTCGGGTGGTCACTCTTTGGTATCGACCTCCTGAACTCCTTCTTGGGGCTACTGATTATGGAGTGGGCATAGACCTTTGGAGTGCAGGTTGCATTTTAGCTGAGTTATTGGCTGGAAAACCAATTATGCCAGGCCGTACAGAG GTAGAGCAACTGCATAAGATATACAAGCTATGTGGCTCACCTTCTGATGAATACTTCAAAAAAGCAAAATTGCCTAATGCAACCTTATTCAGGCCCCGAGAACCTTACAAACGATGCATTAAAGAGACATTTAAAGATTTCCCTCCATCATCATTGCCCCTTATTGATACTCTTCTTGCAATTGATCCAGCAGAAAGGCTGACGGCCACTGCTGCATTAAGAAGTGAG TTCTTCACTACAGAACCTTATGCATGCGAACCGTCTAGCCTCCCAAAATATCCTCCAAGCAAGGAAATAGATGCTAAACGACGGGATGATGAAGCTCGGAG GTTAAGAGCTGCCGGTAAAGTCCAGGCTGAGGGTGTAAAGAAAACACGCACCCGTGATCGTGCTGTTAGGGCATTTCCAGCTCCAGAAGCTAACGCTGAGCTTCAATCTAATCTTGAT AGAAGGCGTCTTATTACCCATGCAAATGCAAAGAGCAAGAGTGAGAAGTTTCCTCCACCACACCAGGATGGACAACTTGGCTTTCCCTTGGGTGCTTCTCAGCATATCGATCCTGCAATTGTTCCACGAGATGTCCCTTTTAGTTCAACCACATTCACTTATTCAAAAGAGCCATTCCAAACTTGGTCAGGTCCGATTGGTGATGCTGGTGGCATTCACGCTCCAAGGCGGAAAAAGCATGCCGCAGGTGATGCAAGAGAAACATCAAAATCGCAGTCAGGAATCCTCAAAGATAGAAGTATCGATGCTCATAGTAAAGGAAAGAAAGTCATAGCTTGA
- the LOC109009292 gene encoding double-stranded RNA-binding protein 2-like produces MYKNQLQELAQRSCFNLPSYSCIREGPDHAPRFKATVNFNGDTFESPTFCSTLRQAEHAAAEVALNTLANRGPSRALAARVLDETGVYKNLLQETAHRAGLKLPVYTTVRSGPGHVPTFSCTVELAGMSFTGEPARTKKQAQKNAAMAAWSALRKLSQSHSSSPTSPSLESKANEEQEQVTIARVLASLQPSESNRPAENYQRHVHQRSTPILWESTQQTPSLYHMQCQNWAYFPEMAMYQIWQQEQLLQQQSRLLALTVPAATTSVPQIYPLMQSFFQPDQCLYFPGRELESIQMRPRITIAAPGPAFCFSNHLAPSSIRSSSTVTIQEIQEEKPEESSKYSSSGVSKPPSFSNNNNAEPQILEIVQEDDKQNLSGIDGKIKSLQLEGNQRGQFERASHRSVDSIFKPVELQLRNPCIDSSRPNLRPQYPPRASSHRNFRPPSSAAAPTKIRTMHPTASMEVRPQNMASLGAAPPRMRTAGPSCSTRPSERFNFGEISPAFMAPAVRIRSVVPVCSAPPLRKMPNSMPNSGNDAVSPNTERKI; encoded by the exons ATGTATAAGAACCAATTGCAAGAGTTGGCTCAGAGAAGCTGCTTTAACCTGCCATCTTATTCATGCATCCGTGAAGGACCAGATCATGCTCCTCGATTTAAAGCTACTGTCAACTTTAATGGAGACACTTTTGAGAGCCCTACCTTCTGTTCTACTCTAAGGCAGGCAGAACATGCTGCGGCTGAGGTTGCTCTAAACACACTTGCAAACAGAGGCCCTTCTAGAGCATTGGCTGCAAGAGTTCTG GATGAAACAGGAGTTTATAAGAATTTGCTTCAGGAGACTGCTCACCGAGCTGGGTTAAAACTTCCCGTTTATACCACTGTTCGATCCGGACCAGGCCATGTTCCCACTTTCTCATGTACAGTTGAGCTTGCAGGAATGAGCTTTACAGGTGAACCAGCTAGAACCAAGAAACAAGCTCAGAAAAATGCTGCCATGGCTGCTTGGTCTGCCTTGAGAAAAT TGTCTCAAAGTCACTCATCATCTCCCACTTCTCCTTCACTGGAGTCTAAAGCCAATGAAGAACAGGAACAAGTGACCATTGCTCGTGTCCTTGCAAGTTTACAACCATCGGAGTCGAATAGACCTGCAGAAAATTATCAGAGGCATGTTCACCAAAGATCCACTCCCATCTTATGGGAATCAACCCAGCAAACTCCAAGCTTATACCATATGCAATGCCAGAACTGGGCATACTTCCCTGAAATGGCCATGTACCAAATCTGGCAGCAAGAACAATTGTTACAGCAGCAAAGCCGCCTGTTGGCACTTACAGTTCCAGCAGCTACTACATCAGTTCCTCAGATTTATCCATTGATGCAATCTTTTTTCCAGCCAGACCAGTGCCTGTATTTTCCAGGAAGGGAACTGGAGTCAATCCAGATGAGACCCAGGATTACAATTGCTGCGCCAGGCCCAGCATTCTGCTTCTCAAACCATTTGGCTCCTAGTTCAATCAGGAGCAGTTCTACAGTAACTATTCAAGAGATACAGGAGGAGAAACCAGAAGAATCATCCAAGTACTCTTCATCTGGAGTTTCCAAACCCCCTAGTTTTAGCAACAATAACAATGCTGAACCACAAATCCTGGAAATAGTCCAGGAGGATGACAAGCAGAACCTTAGTGGAATAGACGGGAAAATTAAAAGTCTTCAGTTAGAAGGGAACCAGAGAGGACAATTTGAGCGGGCTTCTCATAGGAGCGTAGATTCCATATTTAAGCCAGTTGAGTTACAATTACGGAACCCGTGTATTGATTCTTCTCGGCCAAATCTCAGACCCCAATATCCTCCAAGAGCAAGTTCCCACAGAAATTTCAGACCACCTTCATCTGCAGCTGCTCCCACCAAGATCCGAACTATGCACCCCACTGCATCAATGGAGGTTAGACCTCAAAATATGGCATCACTTGGAGCTGCTCCACCAAGAATGAGAACTGCAGGTCCTTCATGTTCAACCAGGCCATCTGAAAGATTTAACTTTGGAGAAATATCTCCTGCTTTCATGGCACCAGCTGTTCGAATTAGATCAGTTGTGCCCGTTTGTTCAGCTCCACCATTGAGAAAGATGCCAAATTCGATGCCAAATTCCGGCAATGATGCAGTGTCGCCAAACACAGAAAGAAAGATTTAG